The following nucleotide sequence is from Candidatus Zixiibacteriota bacterium.
ATACGACAGTGTCGCCAGGCGTTCAAACAGCCCAAAGTCGCCCGTCGCTATTTCCACATGGGTCAGTTCATCAGCTGCTTGCCTGGTAATAATGTTGACAACCCCTCCCATGGCGTTGGGGCCGTACAGTTTGGACCCGGGACCCTTGAGGACCTCTATACGTTCAATATCAGCCAACGCCACCGGCAAATCGAGATTGTGGTGGCCTGTTTGAGGGTCACTGACCTTGATCCCGTCGATTAGGAATAATGTCTGTTCGAACGTTCCACCACGAATAGACACGTCGGCCTGCACGCCCGACGTTCCCCGCCGCCGGACGTCGACGCCCAGCGCTCTCGCCAGAAGCTCGTCGACGCTACGCACCGGAGCTGCTTCTATTTCACTGCGTCCGATAACAATTACACTTCTGGCAAGGTCGGAAAAGGTCGATGGCGCCCGGGCAGCGGTTACGACAATGACGGTGTCCAGTTCATAGATTCGCTCCTCCTGCGCAAAGCTGGGAAGTGCAAATAGCATGGCAGCCAAGAAAATAATTACTTGTGCTACTCCCGTGTTTGGCTTAAGCATTTGTTCTCTTTACCTCCGTCGGTAGCAATTCCTCCAAACCAAAGTGCAAAAAAACCATGAGCGTGTACTAAAGGCCGGATTCGGAGTCGAACCGAACAGGACACTTGCGAAGCATCCTCAACGGGTTTGCAGCCCGCGGGGAGCACCCGCTCCCTTTACCAGCCTTGTTAGATAATCCTTTGTCCAAGATTGGTCTCACATACCATCATTCAGTGACTCTGATGGCTAACCAAGCACGGTACTGCAACCTCCCTGGTAAGTCCGTTTCCGAACAAGGAGCCAGCACCCTGGCTGAACGACCGTAATATGCCCTGGGCAGACACAGTGTCCTGTATTCCAACTCATGATGACTGAGCAGTTCAAAACTGTGGATAGAATAGTTGTCGCTCTCGATGATGTCAAGGCGAAAGTTCGTCTCGGCAGTTCCGGGTATACAGATTTCATTTGCCCAGGCTCCTTCTTCGTCATATATTCCCTTGAAAGAATGTCAATTGAGGAAGTACTATGCAGGCTCACGCGCTAACCATCTACGGAGCATTGGCTAGATCGCCTTCAACTTGGCGGGAGATTCCCCTTCTGCTGGGGTTCAACCTTGTACTGGTAGTAACTTCATATGTCTCGTTCCAGCTGCCATGGTCTCCGGTTCCGTTCACGGGCCAAACGTTCGGCATCTTGCTCATCGCGATAGCGCTCGGCCGCCTGCGCGGGGCAGGAGTAGTCCTTGCCTATCTCGGAGAAGGAGCTATGGGACTCCCTATTTTTGCCGGAGGCAACGCCGGAATGGGAGTCTTGCTCGGCCCGACTGGGGGGTATCTGATCGGTTTCTTGGTGGCGGCATTTGTTGTCGGGTGGCTGGCCGATATCGGCTTCAGCCGCAAGTATCATTTGTCCTTATTGGCTATGCTTGCGGGAATGATAGTCATTTACGTCTGCGGTCTGGCTTGGCTGGCTCTCTTTGT
It contains:
- a CDS encoding biotin transporter BioY encodes the protein MQAHALTIYGALARSPSTWREIPLLLGFNLVLVVTSYVSFQLPWSPVPFTGQTFGILLIAIALGRLRGAGVVLAYLGEGAMGLPIFAGGNAGMGVLLGPTGGYLIGFLVAAFVVGWLADIGFSRKYHLSLLAMLAGMIVIYVCGLAWLALFVPADRLLAAGLYPFLPGAAIKLGLASVMLPTVWRFVGTRPS